The Paludibacter jiangxiensis DNA segment AAGGATTGAATCGTCCAGACAAGATTCCAGTTTTTGAGGCCAGTAGCAGTTGTCGTAATAATGACGCACCAAACCCGGCATACAAATACCGATAGAATCCTGAGCACCTGAAATCTCAGAACGTCCCGGTTCATTTTCATTGCGAAAAGCAAGTTTAGCAAGCTTTTCCGGATGCATCGCCGGTAATTCATACGGCCATATTTGCCGCAATGCATTACGGGTTGAAGTGCTCATACCACAACGCTCGTTGAATTCGATCGTTGGTTCAAGCGAAAGGGTAATTGCCCATCCCGGATTGAATTTCGATACGTAAGGCTGATCTATCCACGTGCCGGCCAGATCAATTCTGTAAGGCAGATGGCTATGAACTCCGGTACGAATCGACGTTGTGCTACGTGTAGGCAATCCGGCATCAGGAATTCTTTTCAAAATTTGATATTCAATGCCAAGTTCATTACAAAGAACCTCTTTGGCCGGAGAGTGCCCGTCTTCATTCACGACAAAGACATCCGGCACATTCTTACGAATATCTTTTTCAAAGTCCATAATTCCGCTACCGGAATTAATCCATGCATCTTTCACATACCGGATGGATTTGACCATGTAGAGACGTTCCTGATCGCTGTTTACTGTGTCTCTGCCTTTCAATTCCCGAATAGTTCTGTCAGAGCCTAAACCGACATACAAATCTCCAAATCCTGCCGCTTCTCTGAAAAAAGCCACATGCCCACTGTGCAGCATGTCATAACATCCGGTAACAAAGACTTTCTTCGCCATTCTGTTTGCTATTCTTCTTGTCCGTGACAATTTTTATATTTTTTGCCGCTGCCACAAGGACATGGATCATTACGACCTACCTTTTTTTCAACACGAATCGGTTGTTGCTTGGGTTGCGGTTCGCGAGTATCATGGTGAGCAGGATCCCCTTCCTGACGGCTTGTTTCCGGTTTTGAAGTCTGATAACGGCTGTAGTCGGAACGACGTTCTTCGTCAGCTCTGTGCACCTGTTCCGGTTCGCGTACCGGAATCTGACCACGCATCAACACGCTGGTAGCACGGCGGTTCATAACCTCTACCATTTTTTTGAACATGCCGAAAGATTCCAATTTGTAAATCAACAACGGATCTTTCTGTTCGTAGCTGGCGTTCTGTACCGAATCGCGAAGGTCGTCCATTTCACGAAGATGCTCTTTCCATTCGTCATCGATAACTAACAATAGGACAGCTTTTTCAAACGCTTTGATTACTTCCTTACCCTCTGTTTCATTCGCTTTCTTGAGGTTGACCGGAATATTATACATACGCTTACCATCCGTCAAAGGAATCAGAATGTTTTCGTAGGCATCGCCATGATTTTCCAATACCTGCTTGATAACCGGATAAGCAACAGAAGCCAGTTTGTCCATTTTACGTTTGAAAGAAGCCAGAGCGCTTTCAAAAATAGTATCAACTGCTTCATCCAACTTCATTGAACGGAATTCTGCTTCATCAAATGGCAGGTCAATTGCAAATACACTCATGACTTCCAGTGATAAACCTTCGTAGTCGAGCATTGAGTGATACTGCTCTACAATTGCCTGAGCCGTATCATACAGTACATTCACAATATCCATTCCGATACGTTCGCCCATAAGCGCATGGTGACGACGGGTATAAATTACTGTACGTTGTGAGTTCATCACATCGTCGTATTCCAGCAAACGTTTACGGATACCAAAGTTATTTTCTTCTACTTTTTTCTGCGCCCGTTCAATTGATTTTGAAATCATGGAGTGTTCAATCATTTCTCCATCTTCAAAACCAAGTCGGTCCATGATACCTGAAATACGTTCAGAACCGAACAAGCGCATCAGTTCGTCTTCCAAAGACACATAAAATACAGAAGATCCCGGGTCTCCCTGACGCCCGGCACGACCACGCAACTGACGGTCGACGCGGCGGCTTTCGTGACGTTCGGTACCTACGATGGCCAAACCACCGGCATCTTTAACAGCTTTCGAAAGCTTGATGTCAGTACCACGACCAGCCATATTGGTTGCTATGGTTACTGTTCCGCTCTGACCGGCCTGAGCTACAATGTCAGCTTCGCGCTGGTGTAACTTGGCGTTCAATACGTTGTGAGGGATTTTCCGCAGCGTAAGCATACGGCTCAACAACTCGGAGATTTCCACAGAAGTTGTACCCACCAAAACAGGACGACCTGCGTTGACCAGGTTAACAATCTCTTCAATAACAGCATTATATTTTTCGCGTTTCGTTTTATAAACGCGATCGTTCATATCATCACGAACAATTGGTCTGTTGGTAGGAATTACCATTACATCCAGCTTGTAGATGTCCCACAACTCGCCTGCTTCTGTTTCTGCCGTACCGGTCATACCTGCAAGTTTGTGGTACATACGGAAGTAATTCTGTAAGGTAATGGTAGCGAAAGTCTGAGTAGCAGCTTCTACAGCTACACGTTCCTTGGCTTCAAGAGCCTGGTGCAATCCATCGGAATAACGGCGGCCTTCCATAATACGACCGGTTTGTTCATCCACAATCTTCACCTGACCGTTGATAACCACGTATTCGTCATCCTTTTCGAACAACGTATAGGCTTTCAACAACTGATGGATAGTGTGAACACGTTCCTGTTTTACCGAGTAGTTCTGTATGATCTCGTCCTTTTCCGCCTGTTTGTCTTCAGGAGAAAGATTTTTGCGTTCAAGGTCGGAAAGTTGTTCCGCAATATTGGGCAATACGAAGAATTTCGGATCGTCCGAATCGCCGGTTATAAGGTCGAGACCTTTATCTGTAAGCTCAACGCTATTATTTTTTTCGTCTATAACAAAATAGAGTGGATCGGTCACCACGTGCATTTCGCGGTTATTATCCTGCATGTAGAACGCTTCTGTTTTCAGCATTTCAGCCTTAACACCCTGTTCGCTCAGGAATTTGATCAAAGCTTTATTTTTCGGCAAACCCTTTTGAACCCTGAAAAGCAGCAAAGCCCCCTCTTTACGCTGTTTGTCATCGTTAGACTTCATCATGTTACGAGCCTCTGCCAGAAGCTTTGTTGTCAATGCCTTCTGAACATTGTACAAACGCTCTACCTTCGGCAATAACTCTTCAAACATCTGATCATCGCCCTTAGGAACAGGACCTGATATAATAAGAGGTGTACGGGCATCGTCAATCAAAACCGAGTCAACTTCATCGACAATAGCATAATGATGTACGCGTTGTACAAGATCAAGCGGACTATTCGCCATGTTATCACGCAGATAATCGAAGCCGAATTCATTATTTGTACCAAAAGTGATATCCGCCAGATATGCGTTGCGACGGTCATCAGAGTTTGGTTCGTGTTTATCGATACAGTCAACACTCAGTCCGTGATACATGTAAAGCGGCCCCATCCATTCCGAGTCACGTTTGGCGAGGTAGTCGTTCACTGTTACCACGTGCACGCCACGCCCAGCCAACGCATTCAAAAATACCGGAAGCGTAGCCACGAGGGTTTTACCTTCACCGGTAGCCATTTCGGCAATTTTACCCTTATGAAGCGCAACACCACCGATGAGCTGAACATCGTAGTGAACCATGTCCCATTTCATCTTGTTGCCGCCTGCCATCCATTCACTGGAATAATAAGCCTTATCGCCTTCAATACGCACAAAATCGGTTTTGGTAGCCAACTGTCGGTCAAAATCATTCGCGGTAACCTCCACTTCTGAATTTTCGCTTAAACGACGGGCAGTATCTTTCATGATAGCAAATGCTTCAGGAAGTACCTCCAACAAAACTTCTTCCAGCTTTTCAAGAGCTTTCTTTTCGAGTTTATCTACTTCTTCATAGATTTTTTCACGATTTTCAAGCGGCTCGTTTTCGATGTTATCTTTTAATTCAGCAATGCGGTTGGTCTCATTAGCTATGTAGTCAGCAATTTTTTGCTTGATCGCCTCTGTATGTTGACGTACCTGATCGTTGCTTAATTTGGATATTTCTTCGTAAGCTGATTTGATTTTTTCTACGTACGGCATAACTTCACGCAAATCGCGTTGCGACTTATTGCCGAACATTTTACTTAAGATTTCATTAAATCCCATGATTTATTGGAGGTTTATGTGTTTTTATATGTTCATGTTAATAACAAATGGCGTGCCAAGCCTTGTCTATACGAAATAGTTCTCTTGGAATGAGGCCATTTTGAAATTTTAGCCACAAAGATACTCTTTTTTCAGGAAGCGGGAGACATTTTAGTTAAAAAACAACCCTCTTCAGAGCAATGAAAAACCATTCAAATCATTTCAGTTCTATCATAAATTCAGTCAGATTTTTCTCGGCACTAATATTCAGTTTTTTACGCAAGCGGTAACGTCCGGCTTCCACGCCTTTGAGTGAGATATTCATCAGGTTGGCAATATCCTTGGACGATAAATTGAGGCGCAGGTAGGCGCATAAGCGTAAATCGTTGGAGGTAAGCTCCGGATAACGTGTATGCAGATTACGAAAGAAGTTCTCATGAATACGGTCGAAATTGGATTGAAAAACGGCCCAATCATCTTCCGACGATAGATTTTCATCAATAATGTGAACTATTTTATCGTAATACTTTTTCGGATATTGGCTTCCAAGATGTTCTTTCTGAAGCGTCAGTTCTTCTTTAATCCGAACCAGAATATCGTTTTTTTTGATAATGGACATGGTGGATCCCGCCAGTTCTTTGCTCTTCAGCATCACTTCGGTTTCCAATTTTTCCTTTTCCAGTTTCATGATTTGTTGCTCGCTTTTCTCTTTTTCCTGACGGCGGAGTTCTATGTGCTTTTGCTCTATTTTATCTCTCTTTTTTTTCTGTTCCGTTTTGATTAACAGGTAAATGGCCCTTATTGCAATAACAAGCAGCAGGAAATAAAATATTTTAGCCCACACGCTCAGATAAAACGGAGGTAAAATTTCCAGATCATATGCCAATCTGTCTATCACTTCGCCGGTAGAAGCAACAACTTCTGCTCTGAAACAATACTTTCCGTATGGTAAACGAACGTATTCCTGCACAACCGAATTTTTAGGATCAGTCCATTTCTTGTCCCAACCATCTAATTTGTAACGGAATCGAACATTTTCAATCTTGCTATAATTGGGATAAGCTATCGTAAACTGAATACTATTGAAGGCAAACGGCAAAGCATCCGGTTCGCTTAAGGCAACTGATTGGACTGCCGAATTGTCAGCACGATAAGCTGTAACGCTTTTCAAACACAATTTGAACGGAATTCCTGATTTGGATCGGTGTTCGTTCAGGTTGTAGAATGCAAGTCCGTTTTCAAGGCAAATCACGCACTGTGAATCCGAAAACGGGACAATGCTCTGGTTCTTATCGACATTTTCATTGGGAAAAGAACTGTAATTCACCACGTCCAAAATTCTCACTTTTTCATTTTCCACCTGTACCA contains these protein-coding regions:
- a CDS encoding adenylyltransferase/cytidyltransferase family protein — protein: MAKKVFVTGCYDMLHSGHVAFFREAAGFGDLYVGLGSDRTIRELKGRDTVNSDQERLYMVKSIRYVKDAWINSGSGIMDFEKDIRKNVPDVFVVNEDGHSPAKEVLCNELGIEYQILKRIPDAGLPTRSTTSIRTGVHSHLPYRIDLAGTWIDQPYVSKFNPGWAITLSLEPTIEFNERCGMSTSTRNALRQIWPYELPAMHPEKLAKLAFRNENEPGRSEISGAQDSIGICMPGLVRHYYDNCYWPQKLESCLDDSILDWLEQHISLRLLWPRPAGLDLLKETYINTENVKALTEAAEGCWKAILQKDLEKFAHFVNKSFEAQIRMFPAMMPTDVKEVMEQYKDCSLARKLAGAGGGGYMILVTDQPLDDTIRISVRRQSFNM
- the secA gene encoding preprotein translocase subunit SecA, encoding MGFNEILSKMFGNKSQRDLREVMPYVEKIKSAYEEISKLSNDQVRQHTEAIKQKIADYIANETNRIAELKDNIENEPLENREKIYEEVDKLEKKALEKLEEVLLEVLPEAFAIMKDTARRLSENSEVEVTANDFDRQLATKTDFVRIEGDKAYYSSEWMAGGNKMKWDMVHYDVQLIGGVALHKGKIAEMATGEGKTLVATLPVFLNALAGRGVHVVTVNDYLAKRDSEWMGPLYMYHGLSVDCIDKHEPNSDDRRNAYLADITFGTNNEFGFDYLRDNMANSPLDLVQRVHHYAIVDEVDSVLIDDARTPLIISGPVPKGDDQMFEELLPKVERLYNVQKALTTKLLAEARNMMKSNDDKQRKEGALLLFRVQKGLPKNKALIKFLSEQGVKAEMLKTEAFYMQDNNREMHVVTDPLYFVIDEKNNSVELTDKGLDLITGDSDDPKFFVLPNIAEQLSDLERKNLSPEDKQAEKDEIIQNYSVKQERVHTIHQLLKAYTLFEKDDEYVVINGQVKIVDEQTGRIMEGRRYSDGLHQALEAKERVAVEAATQTFATITLQNYFRMYHKLAGMTGTAETEAGELWDIYKLDVMVIPTNRPIVRDDMNDRVYKTKREKYNAVIEEIVNLVNAGRPVLVGTTSVEISELLSRMLTLRKIPHNVLNAKLHQREADIVAQAGQSGTVTIATNMAGRGTDIKLSKAVKDAGGLAIVGTERHESRRVDRQLRGRAGRQGDPGSSVFYVSLEDELMRLFGSERISGIMDRLGFEDGEMIEHSMISKSIERAQKKVEENNFGIRKRLLEYDDVMNSQRTVIYTRRHHALMGERIGMDIVNVLYDTAQAIVEQYHSMLDYEGLSLEVMSVFAIDLPFDEAEFRSMKLDEAVDTIFESALASFKRKMDKLASVAYPVIKQVLENHGDAYENILIPLTDGKRMYNIPVNLKKANETEGKEVIKAFEKAVLLLVIDDEWKEHLREMDDLRDSVQNASYEQKDPLLIYKLESFGMFKKMVEVMNRRATSVLMRGQIPVREPEQVHRADEERRSDYSRYQTSKPETSRQEGDPAHHDTREPQPKQQPIRVEKKVGRNDPCPCGSGKKYKNCHGQEE